A section of the Thermodesulfobacteriota bacterium genome encodes:
- the tyrS gene encoding tyrosine--tRNA ligase — translation MGDVLRSLTRGTVEVITGEELSRKVAASAEKGRPLRVKAGFDPTAPDLHLGHTVLIQKLKHFQDAGHQVVFLIGDFTGMIGDPSGKSETRKALTREDVERNAVTYKEQIFKILDPDRTEVRFNSEWLSPLRAEDMVRITAQMTVARMLERDDFRKRYDEERPISIHEFLYPLLQGYDSVALKADVEFGGTDQKFNLLVGRDLQRAYGQEPQVVMTTPLLVGLDGVNKMSKSLGNYVGITEPPDTIFGKLMSISDELMLSYYELLSDVGVSELAALKSGLADGSRHPMDAKVALAREIVARFHGAAAGKEAEEGFRKRFSSKEFPQDARRVDGRTIGDGADIATIVSCVSPSFATKSAARRLIVQGGLEINGERATDPAAVLPREGEIRLKIGKKEFVVLAF, via the coding sequence ATGGGCGACGTTCTCCGATCGTTGACGCGCGGCACGGTGGAGGTGATCACGGGGGAGGAGCTCTCCCGGAAGGTCGCCGCATCGGCCGAAAAAGGGCGCCCGCTGCGGGTGAAGGCGGGATTCGATCCCACGGCGCCGGACCTGCATCTGGGGCACACCGTCCTCATCCAGAAGCTGAAGCACTTCCAGGACGCGGGCCACCAGGTGGTCTTCCTCATCGGCGATTTCACGGGGATGATCGGCGACCCGTCGGGGAAGTCGGAGACGCGGAAGGCGCTCACGCGCGAGGACGTGGAGCGGAACGCGGTCACCTACAAGGAGCAGATCTTCAAGATCCTCGATCCCGACCGGACCGAGGTCCGCTTCAACTCCGAGTGGCTCTCCCCGCTGCGCGCGGAGGACATGGTGCGCATCACCGCGCAGATGACCGTGGCCCGCATGCTCGAGCGGGACGACTTCCGCAAGCGGTATGACGAGGAGCGACCGATCTCGATCCACGAGTTCCTCTACCCGCTGCTGCAGGGGTACGATTCTGTCGCGCTGAAGGCGGACGTCGAGTTCGGAGGGACGGACCAGAAGTTCAACCTGCTCGTGGGTCGCGACCTGCAGCGCGCGTACGGGCAGGAGCCGCAGGTCGTGATGACCACGCCGCTGCTGGTGGGGCTGGACGGCGTGAACAAGATGAGCAAGAGCCTCGGCAACTACGTGGGCATCACGGAGCCGCCGGACACGATCTTCGGCAAGCTGATGTCCATCTCCGACGAGCTCATGTTGTCCTACTACGAGCTGCTGTCCGACGTCGGCGTGTCGGAGCTGGCGGCGCTTAAAAGCGGGCTGGCCGACGGCTCCCGCCACCCGATGGACGCCAAGGTGGCGCTCGCGCGCGAGATCGTCGCGCGCTTCCACGGCGCCGCGGCGGGGAAGGAGGCGGAGGAGGGGTTCCGGAAGCGGTTCTCCTCGAAGGAGTTCCCGCAGGACGCGCGGCGGGTGGACGGCAGAACGATCGGCGACGGAGCGGACATCGCCACGATCGTGTCATGCGTCTCCCCCTCGTTTGCAACCAAGTCCGCGGCGCGGCGTCTAATCGTGCAGGGAGGCCTCGAAATCAACGGCGAACGGGCGACCGACCCGGCCGCCGTCCTCCCGAGAGAAGGTGAAATCCGGCTCAAGATCGGGAAAAAGGAGTTCGTTGTCCTGGCGTTTTAG
- a CDS encoding TIGR00282 family metallophosphoesterase produces MWILFLGDVVGKPGRKAVAEFLSRVRGYVDVDLAVANGENAAAGMGLTESAVRELFDAGVDVLTGGNHMWDKKEGAHLVRSDERILRPANYPPGVDGRGWGVFHGRSGTPYAVVSLLGRVFLGNCDCPFRWADASLPAIRKSAPCVLVDFHAEATSEKRAMAHHLDGRVSAIAGTHTHVQTADAAVLPKGTGYITDAGMCGPAGSVIGMDPEGVLRRFLLQLPTRFEVGAGEPEASGALFDIDPATGSCTRIRPFRMTETAMRSKETWATFSDR; encoded by the coding sequence ATGTGGATCCTGTTCCTCGGCGACGTCGTGGGCAAGCCCGGGCGCAAGGCGGTCGCGGAGTTCCTCTCCCGCGTCCGGGGATACGTCGACGTCGACCTGGCGGTCGCGAACGGCGAGAACGCGGCCGCGGGGATGGGGCTGACCGAGTCGGCGGTCCGCGAGCTGTTCGACGCCGGCGTCGACGTTCTGACCGGCGGGAACCACATGTGGGACAAGAAGGAAGGGGCGCATCTGGTCCGGTCCGACGAGCGGATCCTGCGCCCCGCGAACTACCCTCCCGGGGTGGACGGGCGCGGGTGGGGGGTCTTCCACGGGAGGAGCGGGACGCCTTACGCGGTGGTCTCCCTCCTCGGCAGGGTGTTCCTCGGAAACTGCGACTGCCCGTTCCGCTGGGCGGACGCCTCCCTCCCCGCGATCCGGAAGTCCGCGCCTTGCGTCCTCGTCGACTTCCATGCCGAGGCGACCTCGGAGAAGAGGGCGATGGCTCATCACCTCGACGGCAGGGTCTCCGCGATCGCCGGCACGCACACTCACGTGCAGACCGCCGACGCCGCGGTCCTCCCGAAGGGGACCGGGTACATCACCGACGCGGGGATGTGCGGGCCGGCCGGATCGGTCATCGGCATGGACCCGGAGGGGGTGCTGCGGCGCTTCCTCCTCCAGCTTCCCACCCGGTTCGAGGTCGGGGCGGGAGAGCCCGAGGCCTCCGGCGCGCTGTTCGACATCGACCCCGCGACGGGGAGCTGCACGAGAATCCGGCCGTTCCGCATGACGGAGACGGCGATGAGGAGCAAAGAGACATGGGCGACGTTCTCCGATCGTTGA